The following nucleotide sequence is from Apium graveolens cultivar Ventura chromosome 4, ASM990537v1, whole genome shotgun sequence.
CATATACATGACATGGACACCATCAACAATAAATTTTTATTAGAATCTCCTATATGGAAATCGGTGACATAACCAAATAAGAACATCATCATCCACTCCAAGCAAACTTGACCAGTTAACTCTAGTTTGTTTGGTCCCATAAAACGTGCAGACAACACAATGCACAAAGCGCGACTTTCACCACAAAAAAGAACAAAATTGAAAAATCTGAGACAACGAGAAACAAAACACACACGTCCACATCACATATCGACAAACAAAATAATTCACGTATAGGCATAAAATTAAACATACAACTCCAAATTTTAGTAATACGCAATAAGTAATACATATTAGCAGATTATCTTATCTTATCCGAATCTTCTATAAAAATTTATGACAAATACTTCGCGGAAAAAACAAATCCATGACAAGAAATCAGTGACAAAAACCCAAACTGATCTAGTGTATGACAAAACCCCAAACTGACCTAGTGTGTGTTAAATTCTCGCAACTAGCAAATAAAAAACAAGAGATTTCAATACACGAAAGCACTCGTCGAAACAACAATACAATTATAATCGTACACGAAAAACAGTAACAAAATTCTTCATGCCTGATTGCCTGTATTAGAACTCAGATAATTCAATGCAAAGACACACACAAACGAATTTAATTAATCACAAAAACCTTAAGATTTAATCACGCAAGATGCATAAAATGCAAAAAATGTAACAAAGGAGCAAGTAAAAGCATTCGATTCATTCATGTAACATATTTAATTACGACAGGAGATAAAAACATCAGATCAGCACATAAACAAATcgataaaaatgaaaaatcaatATGTAAAGGAGCGATCGATTATGCATAATTAAAACAATATTAGAGAGAGATTGAATTAGAATTAGGGTAAGAAGGAGAGAGAGAAACCTGAGAATTGTGCAGAACGGTGCCGACTCTCTCAATCTCTATCTGGTGAGTAGTATGAGTATGGAATATGTGTATTTATACTCCTCATTTTTCCCTACGTGTCCCCTCCCTACAATTTTTTATTTGCACGTAACTTATTTTCCTAATATGATATTATTTCCGTTTTTTCGACCTTAAATCATTTAGTAActtttcaattaatttttaaaaatttctgtcaattttaaaagtaaatataaaaattctgtttttttttaatttcattttaaGACATACGATCTTATTGCAATCTGAAATGCAATTTGTTTTTCCAATTTCTTTATAAAAAGTGTAAATAATGCTGAAATTTCAACTATATTCTTATTACTCATCAGTTCATTGTATTTGTACTACAGAGTGTTTGGCTAGTAATTTATAGGAAAATACTAATTGAAACAACAAATAGGAGATTAACAAAAATTGGATTTACAATCATTCAAAAACATTTCAATTATCATTTAACGTCTCTGGGTTCGATTCTCGCTCATGCGGAGAATTTATGAGAACAGATGCTAATTTGTAAGATTACAAgcaatatttataaaaaaaacattTCGATTATGAACGGTGTAGCCGTGGAGGATCATCAGTTCAAGACTTTCTGCCCGGTTTTATTATCAGTACACATCTATGTTCACATTTCATTCACATCAATCGTGTCAATATATTCTTTCAGTTTAACAGCTGCGTCAATATATTTCCTTACCAAAACTTGTTACAAGCTTTTCGGCTGCAAACAAAGCTAACTTGGTATACTTTTCACCTTGGTCACAACTCACAACCCAAACTTCTTATATATAATGCCACCTCTGTCCAGAAACGGGTTCACTCATACCCAGAGTAATGGAAAGTTGTAGCCAAAAGAACTCACCACAGAAGAATAATGGTGGGAACCCCGGATTGCTTCCCTGCCATTCCTGAGGATGGAGTACAGATGTACAATCACCCATATAGCTATGAACAGCCTGCCAAACATTTCCACCATCATTCATAActatttgtgatggcactgaaaTCCTACCAGGACTACGATTATGTTGTACTGAAAAAAAGAGACCACCGTTGTCCACTTAAAAAGGCCCAACCTGGAGAGCTCCCAATGGTTTTCTCCTTCAGAAGTAACTGTGAAACTTGTGTTTACACCTGCAAAACCTTATGAAAGACCTCCAGATTATTGTGCGTACGTCAATATACTAATTTTGTGTCTGCTGTTTTACTCACATTGAGAATCCAGTCCCACATGCACATGGTGAAGCATACCAGACTTGAGCGTAATGGAGATTCTTTTTTTATAATGAACTCCTTATATTTGTTCAGACGGGTTCTGGACATTCAAATTTTGAGTGCAGCACACATTTAGAAATGCAACAGTACGTATAGTCGTTTACTCATCTTGCAGTGAACAGGTGTTTTGATCAAATACATTATGACAAATTAGCTAGTTGAGGATCTTTGCCACAGCAGACCTTCAATACTAGCTCTCCATAGAGTAAACAATGGGCACCAAGCTGAAAGATTTTGTTCCTTTGGTTGTCATACCACTTCTCCTGTTCACATCTTGATAAACTTCTCACAACATTATTGCTGCCCAAATTAGCTCCAGAATCGGAAACTTCGGAATCTTGTCTTCTCCCAAGCCATGAAAAATCAATGGGGCTTTTTATTCTATTCAGATAATGAGAACCCTGAATTAGAAACATCCAGACTTCAGGTACTACATCTGTGATGCAGTTAATAAAATCTCTAGAGAAATGCTCAGATTCTAAATTCTGAGTATGTCTTCTAAAAAAACTGGCTTCGCATTTATCCTTCAAAGCACAGTTATCACATCTAAGGTTTAAAGGTGGGAGATTTAGTATAGGGTAACATCGGTCCATAGATATATCATGTAATGCACCAGTAGCAAGACATAATAAGCTCTCCCCTGCAGCTGTCCAATAATTCGCAACAGATATGATGAGAGAAGATTCAGAGAGAAATAGATAATGTGTTGCACCAGCCAGTAGCAAGGAATATGCTGCACTGATTCTACTATTATTAAAAGCATTTAGCTGATGTTCTAATAAATTGGTACTTGAATCCAACAAATTACTTCCAAGAGTTTTATAGGCAGAGGACAATGCTGTGTAGGCGTTCAAAGAAAGATGGTGCAGAGGCTGCAGCATAATTTTTTCCTGCAGTTTTCCTTCTCTCGGTGACCGGTCATTAGTAAAGCCAAAAGAAAGCACATGCTCAAGCTTTTCACAGCAAGATTCAGCATTATCAAACTTTACATACTCACTTATAGCACCATTCATATATTCAGTCAATATTTCAACTACCTCATTTGTGTGCACGTTGCAAGCTGAATACAAATTCGTGGAAGTGAGACCGGTGACATGTATATCCTAGACGAGAAGCATAAATAAGGGGGTAAATGGATCATCTAGGTATTCAACCATAAAAAATTCTTATACAACAGAATATGGACAATTATTTAGTACTACTATAAAGTTTGATGATGAAAGAAATTAAAGGTCGGCAAAACTACCTCTATCTCCAGAAATAATCATTTTACACTTTCAATGCTCTCTTTAACAAGCGCATGCACGAATAAATGATCAAGGCACACATAAAATACAACACATTCTGAAATGCCCCTAAAATAAATTACCAGAACAAAAAAACCCTGTTACCATAGTGAAAGTGTTTGAAACTAAAATTTGGGAGCCCTGGGTTAAAACTGAGAAGGTAACACATACTTTTCATTTATGTGATGACGCGTCTCTTACTAACTAGTTTTTTAAGAAGGTTTCTTAATATATAGTGCCACATGAGCTGGTATCATTTTGTCAATCTCATAGGTCCACTGCGACTAAGTTATGTAGAGCACATGTCGCGACTAAAGCTACAAAAAAAGGTATTGAAAGCCAGAGGAATCAGGAGTGTAATTTCTAAGTTCAAACTACAAGTATAATATAAATCCTGGGGCAACACCCCAGCCCTTCCAAATTAGAAGATACAAATAAATGAACTGATCCATTTTATCTTACTTGTAGCGCGTGATCGACAAACGCAAGAGGAAATGTGCTACATCGCCTACAATGACAAAAAAACCGGTACTTGGACCAAAGTTCTGACTGCCTGGATTCCTGGAATAATAAGAGAGGGCGTCAAAAGCAGAGATGATAGACAATTTAATTGGACAGACAAGCATAAAAACCATCAGAAAATTTACTTTAAAGAATGAGGTTAAAATAATCCAAACAACTTAGTTCCCTGCAAACTTTCTCTTGTAACTTACATCTATAATAAGAAGTGGAGCATTACTTAAATTAACAGCTCTGGAGATTTTAATGAAACaagaatttaattatttaacaatgATAAAAGTCATGTTAATTCTTTGACTGACACCaggtaatttacttctctttacATTTTCCTAATCACTTGGTTGGCTCTGTGTTGGTAAAATACAAGGACAACGATACATCTTATTCAGATTGAGCATTAGATTGAATACAAATATCGTTGCACAAGCACATGAAACTAAAGACAATAAACCCTTTGTAGGAGAATACCAATCAAGTAATATTATAAGATTATGATGTAAAGGAACATGCACAACTGTGACCTGAGCAATGTCCAAGGGAGAATAAAGTTATCAACAACACACAAAAATAAACTTCAGTTAAGTCAATATAATATCCCTTATGTGAAGTTCAAGGGAGTGAAACCTCCGGTTGTGAATTTAAACAAAAGCAAGCATTCACAATCTACTACACAATGGTTTATACATCAATTAGCACTTAGAAAGCACACAAATACATGGTAAGGACTACAGATTCAGTTATGGGCATGTAGTAATCTCAGAAAATAATTAGTGTTACTAGCACTACAATTCTACTGGtggttaaaatatatatcacaaATCTAGACAATACAAGTTAAAAAACAGAAGTAGAGTAAAATTATGACGAAAATATACCCTGGTCTGTAACAAATCAGTGTAAGCAATGGTTATCTCCTCACCCTTGCTAATTGGCTTCATACTCCTAACACCTATTCTCGGACCATATCTTTCCCAGCCTGCATTGCATAAAACATAGACACAGTCATTACTCTTCAATAACAACAAAAAATTCCAAAGattcaaaaatattcaaattCTAAATAAATCACCACCATCATTTTCAAGTACATTGTCACCAGAGCCTCCTCCATCCATAGGAGCAGCAGCAATCAGCATTCcagattcatcatcaaatcccGAAAACCGATAACAAGCATTAGGACAACAGCTATGATTAATCCACGAAAAGGGAGTATCATAAACAGCAATTCCAACCGCAACTCCACTCACATCCTGCACCTCAACCGCATTCGTAATCACAACACA
It contains:
- the LOC141721363 gene encoding protein SET DOMAIN GROUP 41 isoform X1; translation: MEIRSISDIKSIGQDITPPLYPISHSLYNTYLLSHCSACFSPLHLSPKPSSIPPSLSPPLYCSSLCASSDQPLHSLSGEHSLLLSHSLSDSSDLRASLRLLHRYHDRLVGDRIGGLLSNRSCLIDDPSDEVFVEIKEGAKAMAKARRMIRGNGDDDDNCVVEETALCVVITNAVEVQDVSGVAVGIAVYDTPFSWINHSCCPNACYRFSGFDDESGMLIAAAPMDGGGSGDNVLENDGGWERYGPRIGVRSMKPISKGEEITIAYTDLLQTRESRQSELWSKYRFFCHCRRCSTFPLAFVDHALQDIHVTGLTSTNLYSACNVHTNEVVEILTEYMNGAISEYVKFDNAESCCEKLEHVLSFGFTNDRSPREGKLQEKIMLQPLHHLSLNAYTALSSAYKTLGSNLLDSSTNLLEHQLNAFNNSRISAAYSLLLAGATHYLFLSESSLIISVANYWTAAGESLLCLATGALHDISMDRCYPILNLPPLNLRCDNCALKDKCEASFFRRHTQNLESEHFSRDFINCITDVVPEVWMFLIQGSHYLNRIKSPIDFSWLGRRQDSEVSDSGANLGSNNVVRSLSRCEQEKWYDNQRNKIFQLGAHCLLYGELVLKVCCGKDPQLANLS
- the LOC141721363 gene encoding protein SET DOMAIN GROUP 41 isoform X2; this encodes MEIRSISDIKSIGQDITPPLYPISHSLYNTYLLSHCSACFSPLHLSPKPSSIPPSLSPPLYCSSLCASSDQPLHSLSGEHSLLLSHSLSDSSDLRASLRLLHRYHDRLVGDRIGGLLSNRSCLIDDPSDEVFVEIKEGAKAMAKARRMIRGNGDDDDNCVVEETALCVVITNAVEVQDVSGVAVGIAVYDTPFSWINHSCCPNACYRFSGFDDESGMLIAAAPMDGGGSGDNVLENDGWERYGPRIGVRSMKPISKGEEITIAYTDLLQTRESRQSELWSKYRFFCHCRRCSTFPLAFVDHALQDIHVTGLTSTNLYSACNVHTNEVVEILTEYMNGAISEYVKFDNAESCCEKLEHVLSFGFTNDRSPREGKLQEKIMLQPLHHLSLNAYTALSSAYKTLGSNLLDSSTNLLEHQLNAFNNSRISAAYSLLLAGATHYLFLSESSLIISVANYWTAAGESLLCLATGALHDISMDRCYPILNLPPLNLRCDNCALKDKCEASFFRRHTQNLESEHFSRDFINCITDVVPEVWMFLIQGSHYLNRIKSPIDFSWLGRRQDSEVSDSGANLGSNNVVRSLSRCEQEKWYDNQRNKIFQLGAHCLLYGELVLKVCCGKDPQLANLS